The nucleotide window AGCTCTACCCGGCGGAGGTGGACCTCCAGGCCCTTGCCCTTTCCCTGGGGGCGGATGTGCCCTTCTTCCTCCGAGGGGGGGTGGCGGAGGCCCGCGGGGTGGGGGAGAGGTTAAGGCCCCTTTCCCTACCCCCTCTTTTCGTGGTGGTCTTTTCCTCGGGCCTGCGCCTTCCTACCCCCAGGGTCTATGCGGAGGTCAAGCCCCACGACTTCGGGCCCGACCTCCCCGTGGGGGAGATCCTCGAGGCCCTGGAAAGAGGGGAGGAGCCCCCCTACTGGAATAGCCTCGAGGCTCCGGCCTTCCGCCTTTATCCAGAACTCCGCCGGGTGAAGGCCAGGCTGCGGGATCAGGGGCTAAGGGGGGTGCTCATGACGGGCTCGGGTAGCGCCTTTTTTGGGTTTGCAAAGAGCGAGGACCACGCCAGGAAGGTGGCGGAAGCCCTCCGGCATTCAGGGTATGTGCGCTATGGGGTCCTGGGGGGGGATCATGGGGCTGTTTAGGGACCTGTTTGGCTGTTGCCCCAAGGCCCTGGAGGAGATCAAGGCCTTGCCCATCCGCTGGGATGAGGAACGCTTCGCCTTTTGGCTCAAACAGGACTTCCCCTTTGTGGAGGCCTTATACCGGTTTCAGGTGGGGCTTTTGCGGGATGCCCCTCATCCCCACCGGGCTCCTTTGGTCCAGGCCCTCATGGCCACGGTGGAGGAGCTGGACTGGCTTCTTTCCCAAGGGGCGGATCCTAAGGAGCCAGTCCATCCGGTGCGGCAGGAGTACGTCGCCCTGCTCCAGGAGATGGAGGGGTTTTCCTACCCCTACCGCCTGGTCTTCTTCTACTTCTTGAACCACCTTTTCCTGGAGGCCTGGAACGCCCACGTGGAGGGGGATGGACCCTGGCAGGAACTTTCCCAACATTGGGCGGCTCCCGAGTTCCAAGCGGTGCTCTTTGACCTGGAGGTGATGGCCCAGGGCCAGGTGGAGGGGCTGGATCCTGGGGTGGTCGAGCGCTACCTGGCCCGCATCCTGGAGATGGAAAAGAAAGTCTGGAGCCTCCTCCTTTAGGCGGAGGCGGGAGGGGAAAGGGCCCCGGATTCCGGGGCCCCTGGTCAGCCAAGCGTTTCCTCAGTTCAGTTCTTCGCCCCAGGCCTCCTCAAAGAGGCGCTTGGCTTCTTGGACGGTGATCTCTAGGGTTTGGGAAACCTCTTCCGCCAACAGGTAGATGGCCCGCCTTAGGGCCTGGCGGTCCAGGTCCGGCAGGCCCCGCTCCAGCTCCCAAGCCCTGAGCTGGCCCGCCATCTGGGCGATGCGGTAGGGGTTTCCGTCCGCCAGGATCTCGCTGGTCTTGCGATGCCGGGCGGCCCACTGCTTGGGCAGGGGCATGCGCCCATTTTTGAGGAGGTCCAGGATCACCGGTACCTCCTCAGGGGCCAGGGCTTTGCGCATGCCCACGCTTTGGGGGGCTTCCACGGGTACGTAGGCCTTGGAGCGGGAACCAGGGAAGTCCACCTGGTAGTAGGCCCGACTTACTCCGCTCACGCTCCTTTGGGCTATGCCCGCCACCACACCGACCCCGTAAGGGGGCAGGACCACCTTGTCGCCGGGACGGAACTCTTTCACGGCGCCACTCCTTTCCGGAGCACCTCTAGGAGATGCTCCAAATAAGCCTCCACCTCTAGCTGAGGCGTACACCCCAAGGCCGCGATCACGTGGGCGGTGGCCCTTGGGGAAAGCCCCGGGCGCACGGCTCCTTCCTCCTGGCCGCTTCGCACCAGCTCCTCCAGAAGGTCCAGGTAGTGCTGGTGGAGGCCCTTAAGCCAGGGGGTGGGGTCCTCCATGGCCTCCCGGGCTACCGCGGCCCACAGGCCTCGCCATTCGGCGATCCAGGCCAAGCGCTTTTGCAAGAGGGCTTCCAGGCGCACAAAAAAAGGCGCCTTTTGGCGCACCACCTCCTCCACCTCCCGGTAGAAGGCCCAGGTTCTTTCCTCCACCAGGCTCTTCAGGAGGTCCTTCTTATCCCGGAAGTAAAGGTAGATGGTTCCCTTACCCACCTCCGCCCGCCGGGCCACCTCCTCCATCTTCAGCCCGGAAAGCCCCATCTCCCGGAGGATTTCCAAGGTGGCCTCGAGGATGGCCCTCCTCTTGTCCTTGGATAAGGCCCCCGGGGGGGATACCATCGCGGCCACGCCTTCAAGTCTACCACACCACCCTTTTCCTTTCATGAGGAGGGTATTACCCTAGGGGTATAGGAGGTCGGTATGCGCCAGGGCTTTTTCGCCTTGCTGACCGCCGATCCCCTTCGGGGGGCCTTGCGTCCGGTGGAGGCCAGGCTCCTGGAGGAGGCCCGGGGTGAGGCCCTCTTTCTGGTGCCCTATCCCCTGCGGGACCTGGCGGAGGCCTGGCGGTTGGCCTACCGCAGCCTGGGCCTCAGGCAGGGACGGGTGCTTTATCTCAGGCGCCGGGAGGAAGCCTTTGATCCCCTGGTGGCCCAGGCGGTGGCCCAAAGCCCCCTGGTCTTCTTGGCCGCGGAGGGATTGCCGGAGTTCTTGGATCTAATCCGCGGAAGCCTCCTTCTCCAGGCCCTCTTGGAGGTCCACCGCCAAGGAGGTGGGGTGGTGGCTTTGGGGGAGGCGGGCGGCCTTCTGGGAGAGGCGGCCTTCTACTCCTTGGAAGGGCAGGTTAAGGCGGCCTTGGGCTTGGCCCTTCTCAGGGGCCTGGTCTTCCTCCCCCGGGTGGAGGAGCGGGGGCGGTTTCTGGCCCTTTCCCGCCTGGTGGCCGACAACCCCGACCTGGTGGGCTTGGGCCTCTTGGAGGATACCGCCCTTCGCCTTCTCAAAGGCCTAGGGGAGGTTTGGATGGGAGGGGTGACCCTGGTGGATGCCGGTGGGGCGGAGTACACCGGCAGGGGGGTCAAGGGGCTCAAGGTGGATGTCCTTTCCGCGGGGGAGCGCTTTCCCCTTCCCGCTCCGTAAGGTTTGCCAGGATGCCCCGCCCCGTCCCCTATACCATGGGTTTATGCCCTCGGGGCGGGTGCACGAGGCCATCAACCTGACGGTCCTGGGCGGGGGGGCGGTGGTCTACCTGGCCTATGGGGGTTCCCCGGAGGAGCCCAGGGCTTTGGCCTTGGCCCTGGCCTACCTGGCGGGGACCTTTCTCCTCTCCCCGGACCTGGACTTGGCGGAGAAAGGGACGCGTTCCCAGCGGCGCTGGGGCCTTTTGGGCCTCCTTTGGCGCCCTTACGGTTGGCTTTTCCGTCATCGGGGGCTTTCCCATACCTGGGTGCTGGGGCCCTTGACCCGGCTGGGGTACCTGGTAGGGCTCCTTGGGGGCCTTGGGGTTCTTGCCCAGGGCCTTGCGGGGTATCTGGGAATGGAGTTTTCCCTGAAGCCGCCCTCTTGGCCCTGGGAGGTCTGGGGCTCTGCCCTTTTGGGCTATTACCTTTCCCAGTGGCTCCACCTGGTGGCGGACGGTATCTGGCCGGACCACGACCTGAAACGCTTGCGGCGGCCAAGGTGAGGTGGTTTACATACCTATCCCCGCTAAGGTAAACAATAAAGGCATGCTAAGGCGGTGGGTAGGGTACCTTTTGGTTTTGGGCTTGGCCCTTGCGGTACAGCCGGGCCAGCGCCTGCCTGAGTTTGCCCTTCTGGATCCCAAGGGGAACCTCGTCACCCCGGCCACCATGAAGAAGCCCGCGGTCATTGTCTTCTGGGCCAGCTGGTGCCCGGTGTGCCGGGCGGAGTTCCCGGGGCTTCACCGGGTGGCGGAGGAAACCAAGGTGCCCTTCTACGTGATCAGCCGGGAGCCCAAGGATACCCGGGAGGTGGTGCTGGAGTACATGAAGGCCTATCCCCGCTTCCTTCCCCTTCTGGCCTCGGAGAAGGACAAACCCCACGAGGTGGCCAACCGCTTTAAGGTGGTGGGCCAGCCTTGGACCTTCGTGGTGGACGCGGAGGGAAAGGTGGTGGCCCTATTCGCTGGGCGGGCCGGGCGGGAGGCCTTGTGGGATGCCCTCTTGCTGGCTGGGGTGGAGTTGCCATAGCTGGGCGAGGCGCACCTCCCCTTGAGGGGTGAGGCGGAGGAGGAAATCGGCCTCTAGGGCTTCGGGGTCCCCCCACTCTACCAGGAGAAGACGGGCTCCCTCCCGGGAGGCTTCCAGCTGGGGAAGGAGAAGGGCGGGGTCCTTAAGGCGGTAGAGGTCGGCGTGCACCAGGGGGCCTTCCGGGGTAGGGTAGGTGTGGATAAGGGTGTAGCTGGGGCTCGTGACCCTTCCTCCAAAGCCCAAGGCCTCGGCCACAAAGCGGGCGAAGGTGGTTTTGCCGGCCCCCAAGGGTCCCTCCAGGACCACCAGGCTTCCCTCTGGGAATAGGGGTAGGACCTCCCGGGCCAAGGCCTGGGTGTCCTCGAGGGTCCTTAGGGTGCGCCAAAGGAGCAACCGCATAAAGAAAAGGCCCCTTAGGGCCTCTTTGGTGCCGGGAGCGGGACTTGAACCCGCACGCCCTTGCGGGCACCACCCCCTCAAGATGGCGTGTCTACCAGTTCCACCATCCCGGCAGGGTGCGCCTTACGCGCAAGCCTCAGTTTAGCAAAAGCCTGCTTCTTGTCAACCTCCTTCCGTGTTGGGGGGTTTGTCCGGGGTGGGGACATTTGTCCCTATCCCTATCCGCTAGCCTATCCATGAGAAGAGCTTGCTAAAGGGTAGGTACGGGTAAGGTCGGTTCACTTATGGAAGCACCCAGGCCCCTTGATTGAACCTTTCCCTCCCTACCCGTAGCCTTGGCCTTTAAGACTGGAGGTGGCATGCGCCGGCGCAACCGATGGGTGAAAACCTTCTTCTGGGGAACGGTCCTAGGCGTATTCGCGCTTTTGCTGGTGGTCTTCTCCGGGGTGGCGGTGGGGGCTTTTGAACAGCGCACCCTACCCGTGGAGCAGCCTGTACCCTTCAGCCATGCCTTCCACGCGGGAGGTCCAGGAGGGTTGGGGCTTTCCTGCCGCTACTGCCATTCCAGCGTGGAGCACGCGGCCTATGCGGGCCTGCCGCCCACGGAAACCTGCATGACCTGCCACACCTTCATCAAGCCCGATAGCCCCAACCTGGCCTTGGTGCGGAAGAGCTGGGAGACCGGCGAGCCTTTGCGCTGGAACCGGGTGATTAACCCGCCGGACTTTGTCTACTTCAACCACGCAGCCCACGTGGCCAAGGGGGTGGGGTGTGCGGAGTGCCATGGCCGGGTGGACCAGATGGCGGTGGTCTACCAGCCCCAGGCCTTCACCATGAAGTTCTGCCTGGACTGTCACCGAAAGCCTGAAGCCCACCTCAGGCCCAGGGAGCAGGTCTTCAACATGGCCTACACCCCGGACCCCGAGCTGGGGAAAAAGTTGAAGGAGGTTTATCAGGTGCGGTCGGTGGAGGCCCTTACCAGCTGCAACACCTGTCACCGCTAGGAGGCTTCATGAAGGAACGGCGCGGCTACGAGGAATCTTTGGAACGGGAGCTTTTCCGGGAGGAGTTTCCCTTTGGTCCGGTGACCCGACGGGGGTTCCTGGCCTTGGGGCTTTTGTCCCTAGCAGCCTGCACTCCGGTGGTGCGCCGCCAGGGGGTACCCTATGTGCGGCAGCCGGAATGGGTGGTGGAAGGAGGGGAGGCGGAGTTCGTCACCGCTTATCCCCATGCCGGTTTCGCCGAGCCGGTGCGGGTTAAGGTCTACCAGGAAAGGCCCCTCTTCCTGGCTCCCTTGGAAAGGGCCATGAGCCCCTACCCCCTGGCGGGCCTCTACGGCCTTTACGACCCAGCCCGCAAAGGCAAGGCCCCGGCCTGGGAAGGGTTTTACACCGCTTGGCGGCAGGCCTTGGGGGAAGGGGAAACCCTCTTGGTCCTGCCCCGCATCACCTCTCCCAGGCTCGAGGGTCTATTGGAAAGGGCCCAGGCCCGTTTTCCCAACCTCCGGGTAGCCCGGTTTGAGGCTTGGAGCCTGGAGAACATCTATAAAGGTGCGGAGCTAGCCTTTGGGCGCCGGGCCTGGCCGGTTTACGCTCTGGAGAAGGCGGAGGTGGTCCTCCTTGTAGATGTGGACCTCCACGAACACCCTGCGGGCTACCTCTGGTGGGAGGCCCTAAGCCAAAGGCGTGTGCCCCCCATGAACCGCATCTATGCGGTGGAAAGCGGGGCCAGCCTTTTGGGTAGCATGGCCGACCACCGCCTGGCCCTAAAGCCTAGCCAGGTGGAGGCCTTCCTCCTGGCCCTGGCCCAGGCCCTGGGGGTGGTGCCGGGGAGCCCGGCCTCGGAGTATGGGGGGTTCCTTCCCGTATTGGCGGAGGACCTGAGGCGGGGTGGGGTGGTTCTTCCTGGCCCCCAGCTTTCCCCCGGGGCCCAGGCCTTGGCCATGGCCATCAACCAGGCCCTCAAGGCTCCGGTGCGCTACGTGGAGCCCCCAGAGCGGGAGGTGGCCACGCCCAAGGCCTTCGCGGAAGCGGAGAGGGCGCCAAGGCTGGTGTGGGCGGCGGAGGGCCCTTTGCCTAGCCTTTCCGACAAGGCTTTTTCCGCAGCGCTTTCCCTTTACCCCACCAAGGCGGCGGTCTGGAGCCTGCCCTTGGCCCACCCCCTCGAGGCCTCCGGCCAGTACCGGGATGCCGAGGGCCGGCTCTGGCCTGCCCAGGCCCTCATCCAGCCCCTTTGGGGCGGGAAGGCCCTGGAGGAGGTGCTGGCGGGGCTCTTGGGGGAGGAGGTGCCCGCCCTTAGCCCCGAGGAGAAGCGGGCCCTGGTGGAAGGAAGGCCCCTGGCCGAGGCCCAGGCGCTTTCCGTGGAGGTATCCCCAGGCCTGGAGGGCCGCCTCCCTCCTCTGCGGCAGGAGGCTCCTTTGG belongs to Thermus albus and includes:
- a CDS encoding 4Fe-4S dicluster domain-containing protein, whose product is MKERRGYEESLERELFREEFPFGPVTRRGFLALGLLSLAACTPVVRRQGVPYVRQPEWVVEGGEAEFVTAYPHAGFAEPVRVKVYQERPLFLAPLERAMSPYPLAGLYGLYDPARKGKAPAWEGFYTAWRQALGEGETLLVLPRITSPRLEGLLERAQARFPNLRVARFEAWSLENIYKGAELAFGRRAWPVYALEKAEVVLLVDVDLHEHPAGYLWWEALSQRRVPPMNRIYAVESGASLLGSMADHRLALKPSQVEAFLLALAQALGVVPGSPASEYGGFLPVLAEDLRRGGVVLPGPQLSPGAQALAMAINQALKAPVRYVEPPEREVATPKAFAEAERAPRLVWAAEGPLPSLSDKAFSAALSLYPTKAAVWSLPLAHPLEASGQYRDAEGRLWPAQALIQPLWGGKALEEVLAGLLGEEVPALSPEEKRALVEGRPLAEAQALSVEVSPGLEGRLPPLRQEAPLEIVLRPDASLYDGRYRENPYLEELPRPLSRLVWDGALLLGEEDTEALGLLGDIRARERRADPKRPLMRVKAGEREALLPLWPLPGLPKGSGVAPLSHFFHPEGVVWPLELSSTGRYYPLVSTQYHGYLGEVEAVKVLEEKEALEGEPHKEKRISFYPPWPQGEHAWAMTVDLSRCLGCGLCTLACQVENNIPVVGKEEVQKGREMHWIRVDRYFAEEGVVHQPVMCQHCEKAPCEAVCPVAATEHSSEGLNLMVYNRCVGTKYCSANCPYKARRFNFFPYGEAFVGKGDPHRAKESPLALLMNPEVTIRSRGVMEKCTYCVQRIENTRAKAAQEGRKIRTGEIKTACQEVCPGKAIHFGDLLDPEDPIQAHRKEGRHYALLEEANTWPRTTYLAHLKNPNPKLKEGEHGA
- the ispE gene encoding 4-(cytidine 5'-diphospho)-2-C-methyl-D-erythritol kinase, with product MERLAVAKVNLGLSLLGKRPDGYHELHTLFAALSFGDRLFLEPIPEGIEFRGRYGRRNLAYRAAAAYLEAAGWPGGVRIVLEKALPEGAGLGGGSSDAAQVLLGLKELYPAEVDLQALALSLGADVPFFLRGGVAEARGVGERLRPLSLPPLFVVVFSSGLRLPTPRVYAEVKPHDFGPDLPVGEILEALERGEEPPYWNSLEAPAFRLYPELRRVKARLRDQGLRGVLMTGSGSAFFGFAKSEDHARKVAEALRHSGYVRYGVLGGDHGAV
- a CDS encoding cyanophycinase, whose amino-acid sequence is MRQGFFALLTADPLRGALRPVEARLLEEARGEALFLVPYPLRDLAEAWRLAYRSLGLRQGRVLYLRRREEAFDPLVAQAVAQSPLVFLAAEGLPEFLDLIRGSLLLQALLEVHRQGGGVVALGEAGGLLGEAAFYSLEGQVKAALGLALLRGLVFLPRVEERGRFLALSRLVADNPDLVGLGLLEDTALRLLKGLGEVWMGGVTLVDAGGAEYTGRGVKGLKVDVLSAGERFPLPAP
- the tsaE gene encoding tRNA (adenosine(37)-N6)-threonylcarbamoyltransferase complex ATPase subunit type 1 TsaE; its protein translation is MRLLLWRTLRTLEDTQALAREVLPLFPEGSLVVLEGPLGAGKTTFARFVAEALGFGGRVTSPSYTLIHTYPTPEGPLVHADLYRLKDPALLLPQLEASREGARLLLVEWGDPEALEADFLLRLTPQGEVRLAQLWQLHPSQQEGIPQGLPPGPPSE
- a CDS encoding metal-binding protein produces the protein MPSGRVHEAINLTVLGGGAVVYLAYGGSPEEPRALALALAYLAGTFLLSPDLDLAEKGTRSQRRWGLLGLLWRPYGWLFRHRGLSHTWVLGPLTRLGYLVGLLGGLGVLAQGLAGYLGMEFSLKPPSWPWEVWGSALLGYYLSQWLHLVADGIWPDHDLKRLRRPR
- a CDS encoding TlpA family protein disulfide reductase, translating into MLRRWVGYLLVLGLALAVQPGQRLPEFALLDPKGNLVTPATMKKPAVIVFWASWCPVCRAEFPGLHRVAEETKVPFYVISREPKDTREVVLEYMKAYPRFLPLLASEKDKPHEVANRFKVVGQPWTFVVDAEGKVVALFAGRAGREALWDALLLAGVELP
- a CDS encoding CarD family transcriptional regulator; translation: MKEFRPGDKVVLPPYGVGVVAGIAQRSVSGVSRAYYQVDFPGSRSKAYVPVEAPQSVGMRKALAPEEVPVILDLLKNGRMPLPKQWAARHRKTSEILADGNPYRIAQMAGQLRAWELERGLPDLDRQALRRAIYLLAEEVSQTLEITVQEAKRLFEEAWGEELN
- a CDS encoding TetR/AcrR family transcriptional regulator gives rise to the protein MAAMVSPPGALSKDKRRAILEATLEILREMGLSGLKMEEVARRAEVGKGTIYLYFRDKKDLLKSLVEERTWAFYREVEEVVRQKAPFFVRLEALLQKRLAWIAEWRGLWAAVAREAMEDPTPWLKGLHQHYLDLLEELVRSGQEEGAVRPGLSPRATAHVIAALGCTPQLEVEAYLEHLLEVLRKGVAP
- a CDS encoding cytochrome c3 family protein, whose product is MRRRNRWVKTFFWGTVLGVFALLLVVFSGVAVGAFEQRTLPVEQPVPFSHAFHAGGPGGLGLSCRYCHSSVEHAAYAGLPPTETCMTCHTFIKPDSPNLALVRKSWETGEPLRWNRVINPPDFVYFNHAAHVAKGVGCAECHGRVDQMAVVYQPQAFTMKFCLDCHRKPEAHLRPREQVFNMAYTPDPELGKKLKEVYQVRSVEALTSCNTCHR